The following are from one region of the Silene latifolia isolate original U9 population chromosome 9, ASM4854445v1, whole genome shotgun sequence genome:
- the LOC141601591 gene encoding uncharacterized protein LOC141601591: MEDFQACVDFCNLVDTTATGSYFTWNNKQEAATRVYSRLDRALVNHDWSNDRPDQYAHFYIEGYFDYTPCLIQSRNVAAPKRSYFKYFNMWSGVDQFLPTVQQIWQSNIYGTPMYQVVRKLKLLKQPHKSLNRALFDDVENNSMRAWKHLEYIQEQLRLYPCKPELISLEVAALKEYQEVQKACDSFLIQKSKAIWLTEGDTNTRVFHSYMKNRQARNKILRIADEHGQWTNEPDKIQQVFLSFYKQLLGETAALQPVNVPVFRPISCYNVTYKVISKLLCARLAQILPAIISPNQGGFIKGRNIIENILMLIALNFPPQFVTLIKECVTTATYSLVLNGETFGYFHGKKGLRQGDPLSPLLFTIAMEYLSRILSFTSSALPFKFHSLCSLHMNKQKSNIYFAGVQKVDKQFIIGRLVMVKDVLTSLFTYWANIFLLPKGVLKKIDGICRNYLWDGTNIYMRSPLVSWEHVCTSQAEGGLGFRYSMIWNLATVGKLIW, translated from the exons ATGGAGGACTTCCAGGCTTGTGTTGATTTTTGTAATCTGGTTGATACTACTGCCACTGGCTCTTACTTTACGTGGAACAATAAGCAAGAGGCTGCTACTAGGGTTTATAGTAGGTTGGACAGAGCCTTGGTGAATCATGATTGGAGTAATGACAGGCCTGATCAGTATGCTCATTTTTATATTGAGGGGTACTTTGACTATACTCCTTGCTTGATTCAGAGCCGTAATGTAGCTGCCCCTAAGAGAAGTTACTtcaaatattttaacatgtggagTGGAGTGGATCAATTTCTCCCTACTGTTCAACAGATTTGGCAATCAAATATTTATGGTACTCCAATGTATCAAGTGGTGAGAAAGCTCAAATTACTGAAACAACCCCATAAGAGTCTTAATAGGGCCCTCTTTGATGATGTGGAGAACAATAGTATGAGGGCTTGGAAACATCTGGAATATATTCAAGAGCAATTGAGGCTTTATCCTTGTAAACCTGAGCTAATTAGTTTGGAAGTGGCTGCTTTGAAAGAATACCAGGAGGTTCAGAAAGCTTGTGATAGCTTTTTGATTCAGAAATCTAAGGCAATTTGGTTGACTGAGGGGGATACTAATACCAGGGTGTTCCATAGCTACATGAAAAATAGGCAGGCAAGGAATAAAATTCTAAGAATAGCAGATGAACATGGTCAATGGACTAATGAGCCTGACAAAATCCAGCAAGTGTTTCTTAGTTTCTATAAGCAGCTTCTTGGTGAAACTGCTGCTTTGCAGCCTGTCAATGTGCCTGTG TTCAGGCCTATATCATGTTATAATGTTACTTATAAGGTCATCTCAAAGCTCTTATGTGCAAGATTGGCTCAAATTCTCCCTGCTATCATCAGCCCAAACCAGGGTGGATTTATTAAAGGGCGCAATATCATTGAAAACATCTTG ATGTTAATAGCCTTGAATTTCCCTCCTCAGTTTGTTACTCTGATTAAGGAGTGTGTGACTACGGCAACTTATTCCCTTGTTTTGAATGGAGAGACATTTGGTTACTTCCATGGTAAGAAGGGATTAAGGCAAGGGGACCCTCTTTCCCCCCTCCTCTTCACTATTGCCATGGAATATCTCTCTCGTATTTTGAGCTTCACTTCATCTGCCTTGCCTTTTAAATTCCATTCCTTGTGCA GCCTGCATATGAACAAACAGAAGTCCAATATCTATTTTGCTGGTGTTCAGAAGGTTGATAAGCAGTTTATCATAG GGAGATTAGTTATGGTTAAAGATGTTCTTACATCTCTCTTTACATATTGGGCTAATATCTTCTTGCTTCCCAAGGGTGTATTAAAGAAAATAGATGGGATTTGTAGGAATTATCTGTGGGATGGAACTAATATCTACATGAGGTCTCCTCTAGTTAGTTGGGAGCATGTGTGCACTTCTCAAGCTGAAGGGGGACTGGGTTTTAGGTACAGTATGATATGGAATTTGGCTACTGTTGGGAAGTTAATATGGTGA